A stretch of the Flavobacterium sp. 5 genome encodes the following:
- the sufB gene encoding Fe-S cluster assembly protein SufB, giving the protein MSKYTEDDLKIELETKEYEYGFYTELESETFPIGLNEDIVRAISKKKDEPQWMTDWRIEAFRAWQEMIEPEWANVHYIKPDFQAISYYSAPKSVDPNKTLDDVDPELLEMYKKLGISVDEQKMMNNVAMDIVVDSVSVATTFKKTLSEKGIIFMSISEAIREYPELVRKHLGTVVPQKDNFYAALNSAVFSDGSFCYIPKGVRCPMELSTYFRINQAGTGQFERTLLVADEGSYVSYLEGCTAPTRDENQLHAAVVELIALDGAEIKYSTVQNWYPGNKEGKGGVFNFVTKRGLCENNAKISWTQVETGSAITWKYPSVILKGDNSIGEFYSIAVTNNYQQADTGTKMIHLGKNSKSTIISKGISAGKSQNSYRGLVQIGARAENARNFSQCDSLLMGNNCGAHTFPYIESKNPSAKIEHEATTSKIGEDQVFYCNQRGIPTEKAIALIVNGFSKDVLNKLPMEFAVEAQKLLEISLEGSVG; this is encoded by the coding sequence ATGTCAAAATACACCGAAGACGATTTAAAAATCGAATTAGAGACCAAAGAATATGAGTACGGATTTTATACTGAATTAGAATCTGAAACTTTTCCGATTGGTTTAAACGAAGATATTGTTAGAGCGATTTCTAAAAAGAAAGACGAGCCACAATGGATGACCGATTGGCGCATTGAGGCCTTTCGTGCTTGGCAGGAAATGATTGAACCAGAATGGGCAAATGTTCATTATATAAAACCAGATTTTCAAGCCATTTCTTATTATTCAGCACCAAAATCTGTAGATCCAAATAAAACGTTGGATGATGTAGATCCTGAGCTTTTAGAAATGTACAAAAAGTTAGGTATCTCTGTAGATGAGCAAAAAATGATGAACAATGTCGCTATGGATATTGTAGTTGACTCTGTTTCGGTAGCTACAACATTCAAAAAAACATTGTCTGAAAAAGGAATTATTTTTATGAGTATTTCTGAAGCTATCAGAGAATATCCGGAATTAGTTCGCAAACATTTAGGTACTGTTGTTCCTCAAAAAGATAACTTTTATGCGGCATTAAATTCGGCTGTTTTCTCAGACGGATCTTTCTGTTATATTCCAAAAGGTGTTCGTTGCCCAATGGAATTGTCAACTTACTTTAGAATCAATCAAGCAGGAACAGGACAATTCGAAAGAACTTTATTAGTGGCTGACGAAGGAAGTTATGTTTCGTACTTAGAAGGATGTACTGCTCCAACTCGTGATGAAAACCAATTGCACGCTGCAGTTGTAGAATTAATCGCATTAGATGGTGCTGAAATAAAATATTCTACTGTTCAAAACTGGTACCCAGGAAATAAAGAAGGTAAAGGTGGGGTTTTCAATTTTGTGACCAAAAGAGGATTGTGCGAGAATAACGCTAAAATCTCTTGGACACAAGTAGAAACAGGTTCTGCAATTACTTGGAAATATCCATCTGTAATATTAAAAGGAGATAACTCAATTGGGGAATTTTACTCGATTGCAGTTACCAATAATTATCAACAGGCAGATACTGGAACCAAAATGATCCATTTAGGTAAAAATAGTAAATCAACTATTATTTCTAAAGGAATTTCTGCTGGTAAATCACAAAATAGTTACCGTGGTTTAGTTCAAATTGGAGCTAGAGCTGAAAACGCCAGAAATTTTTCGCAATGTGACTCTTTATTAATGGGTAATAATTGTGGAGCTCATACTTTTCCATATATCGAAAGTAAAAATCCATCAGCCAAAATAGAACACGAAGCTACGACAAGTAAAATTGGTGAAGACCAAGTTTTCTATTGTAATCAACGTGGAATCCCAACTGAAAAAGCAATTGCACTTATCGTAAACGGATTCAGTAAAGATGTATTGAATAAGTTACCAATGGAATTTGCAGTTGAAGCTCAAAAATTACTTGAAATTTCGTTAGAAGGTTCAGTAGGATAA
- the sufD gene encoding Fe-S cluster assembly protein SufD, with amino-acid sequence MDLKEKLLSSFMAFEERVDVHSELHDVRTLAIKNFENKGFPTKKEESWKYTSLSAILKNDFSVFPKTDNAIQYSEVKKYFLHEIDTYKVVFVDGVFSSHLSSTTHEGIDVCLMSSALNKPKYKMVIDTYFNQIASKDESLTSLNTAFANEGAYINIPKSKVADKPIEIMYFSTGNETALLVQPRNLVIVGENSHVQIIERHQSLNNNPVLTNSVTEIYAQKRAIVDYYKIQNDNLEANLIDNTYVSQKQESHVSVHTFSFGGNLTRNNLNFYHFGERLTSTLNGITIIGDKQHVDHYTLVNHASPNCESFQDYKGIFSDRSTGVFNGKVYVEKEAQKTNAFQKSNNILLSDKASINAKPQLEIFADDVKCSHGCTIGQLDETALFYMQQRGIPQKEAKALLMYAFSNAVIENIKIPEIKQRITTIIANKLGVKIGFDL; translated from the coding sequence ATGGATTTAAAAGAAAAATTACTATCATCTTTTATGGCTTTTGAAGAGCGTGTTGATGTTCATTCTGAACTTCATGACGTTAGAACTTTAGCTATAAAAAACTTTGAAAATAAAGGTTTCCCAACCAAAAAAGAAGAAAGCTGGAAATACACTTCACTAAGCGCCATCTTAAAAAATGACTTTAGCGTTTTTCCAAAAACAGATAATGCTATTCAATACAGTGAAGTAAAAAAATACTTTTTACACGAAATAGATACTTACAAAGTGGTTTTTGTAGACGGTGTTTTTAGTTCGCATTTATCTTCGACTACTCACGAGGGAATTGATGTTTGCTTAATGTCATCGGCATTGAATAAACCAAAATACAAAATGGTTATTGATACTTATTTCAATCAAATCGCTAGTAAAGATGAGAGTTTGACTTCTCTGAATACTGCTTTTGCAAATGAAGGAGCTTATATCAATATTCCAAAAAGCAAAGTAGCTGATAAGCCTATTGAGATCATGTATTTCTCAACAGGAAACGAAACGGCTCTTTTGGTACAACCTAGAAACTTAGTTATTGTTGGTGAAAACTCACATGTACAAATTATAGAACGTCACCAAAGTTTGAACAACAATCCAGTTTTGACTAATTCGGTTACTGAGATTTATGCTCAAAAACGTGCGATTGTAGATTATTACAAAATTCAAAATGATAATCTTGAAGCGAATTTAATTGACAATACTTATGTTTCTCAAAAACAGGAAAGTCACGTTTCGGTACACACTTTCTCTTTTGGAGGAAATTTAACTAGAAACAATTTGAACTTTTACCACTTTGGAGAAAGATTGACAAGTACCTTAAACGGAATCACAATTATTGGAGATAAACAACATGTTGACCATTATACATTGGTAAACCACGCTTCTCCAAACTGCGAAAGCTTCCAGGATTACAAAGGAATCTTCTCTGATCGCTCTACCGGAGTTTTCAACGGAAAAGTATATGTTGAAAAAGAAGCTCAAAAAACTAACGCTTTTCAAAAAAGCAACAACATTCTTTTGAGCGACAAAGCAAGCATTAATGCAAAACCACAATTGGAAATTTTTGCTGATGATGTAAAATGTTCTCACGGTTGTACAATCGGACAATTGGATGAAACTGCTTTGTTCTACATGCAACAACGCGGAATTCCACAGAAAGAAGCCAAAGCATTATTGATGTACGCGTTCTCGAATGCAGTTATCGAAAACATCAAAATACCTGAAATAAAACAACGAATTACTACAATTATCGCTAATAAATTGGGCGTTAAAATTGGATTTGATTTGTAG
- a CDS encoding iron-sulfur cluster assembly accessory protein: MIQVSDTAKKKIIDLMKDDGFDAAVDYVRVGVKSGGCSGLSYDLKFDKTKGEDDKIFVDNDITIAVEKKSFLYLAGTILEFSGGLNGKGFVFNNPNANRTCGCGESFSL; this comes from the coding sequence ATGATACAAGTTTCTGATACTGCCAAAAAGAAAATCATCGATTTGATGAAAGACGATGGTTTTGATGCCGCTGTAGACTACGTGAGAGTGGGTGTAAAAAGCGGTGGATGCTCTGGTTTGTCATATGATTTGAAATTTGACAAAACCAAAGGCGAAGACGATAAAATATTTGTTGACAACGATATCACTATTGCTGTCGAAAAAAAATCATTCCTTTATTTAGCTGGAACAATATTGGAGTTTTCTGGAGGATTAAACGGGAAAGGATTTGTTTTTAACAATCCAAATGCAAATAGAACTTGCGGTTGTGGGGAATCATTCTCACTATAG
- a CDS encoding MBL fold metallo-hydrolase — MKLYPIETGNFKLDGGAMFGVVPKTIWNKTNPADENNLIDIAARCLLIEDGKRLILIDTGMGNKQSEKFFGYYSLWGTHSMDKSLAQYGFHRDDITDIFMTHLHFDHCGGSVQWNKDKTGYEPAFKNAKFWTNENHWVWATKPNAREKASFLSENILPMQESGQLNFIQKSNGDFGVSEELGFDIFYVDGHTEKMMIPHIQYQDKTIVFCADLIPTAGHLPLPYVMGYDTRPLLTMPEKSKFLNAAADQNYYLFLEHDAHNQIITVEQTERGVRLKEVFSCEEVL, encoded by the coding sequence ATGAAACTGTATCCAATAGAAACAGGCAATTTTAAACTCGATGGAGGTGCTATGTTTGGTGTGGTGCCGAAAACCATTTGGAACAAAACCAATCCAGCTGATGAAAATAATCTGATTGATATTGCCGCTCGTTGTTTGTTAATTGAAGATGGAAAGCGATTGATTCTGATTGATACAGGAATGGGAAATAAACAATCAGAAAAGTTTTTTGGATATTATTCGCTTTGGGGGACACATTCTATGGATAAATCTTTGGCTCAATATGGTTTTCATCGTGATGATATTACTGATATTTTTATGACGCATTTGCATTTTGATCATTGTGGCGGAAGTGTACAATGGAACAAAGACAAAACCGGTTATGAGCCCGCTTTTAAAAATGCCAAATTCTGGACCAATGAAAATCATTGGGTGTGGGCGACTAAACCTAATGCCAGAGAAAAAGCCTCTTTTTTATCGGAGAATATTTTACCGATGCAAGAAAGCGGACAACTGAATTTTATTCAGAAATCAAATGGTGATTTTGGAGTTTCGGAAGAATTAGGATTTGATATTTTTTATGTTGATGGTCATACGGAGAAAATGATGATACCACATATTCAGTATCAAGATAAAACTATTGTTTTTTGTGCTGATTTAATCCCGACAGCGGGACATTTGCCTTTACCTTATGTAATGGGATATGATACCCGACCGTTGTTGACTATGCCTGAAAAATCAAAATTTTTGAATGCTGCAGCTGATCAAAATTATTATTTGTTTTTAGAACACGATGCGCACAATCAAATTATAACAGTTGAACAAACGGAAAGAGGAGTTCGCTTGAAGGAAGTTTTTAGTTGTGAGGAAGTTTTATAA
- a CDS encoding M48 family metallopeptidase has product MKEETTGVFFDGESAIPQEVVLVFDSTKDVLAFETNNGQQHCWELNDVTFEVKSKKMYLEYGKDPIQNIKITDSDFIGKISIFWKNRGNQSWYQKLMDMGIKAHIGFTVFIFVIIGLGYFYAIPWVGEKAVIIIPEEYDAHLGTTFFAENILFNNIDVEKTKALNLFAKELNLKNTKKLKFTVLDSPIVNAFALPDGNIVVYRGILKTMKNYDELVGLIGHEVAHVNNRHSMKMLCRNLSGYLFVSTILGDANGVMATIGDNVNSLQSLSFSRNFEHEADVQGFEIVVLNKINPKGMSNLFKRLQDEEKGVVNIPEFLSSHPVTTERIKDVNEMIKMKPFKFEENLKLKKLFLEIKN; this is encoded by the coding sequence ATGAAGGAAGAAACTACAGGAGTTTTCTTTGACGGAGAATCGGCTATTCCGCAAGAAGTTGTGTTGGTTTTTGACAGTACGAAGGATGTTCTTGCTTTTGAAACCAATAATGGACAACAACATTGTTGGGAATTAAATGATGTAACTTTTGAAGTAAAATCTAAAAAAATGTACCTTGAATATGGAAAAGATCCTATTCAAAACATAAAGATTACAGACAGTGATTTTATAGGAAAGATTTCGATCTTTTGGAAAAACAGAGGTAATCAAAGCTGGTATCAAAAACTAATGGATATGGGAATCAAAGCTCATATTGGTTTTACTGTTTTTATCTTTGTTATTATTGGATTAGGATATTTTTATGCTATTCCGTGGGTAGGTGAAAAAGCGGTAATAATAATTCCAGAAGAATATGATGCTCATTTAGGAACCACTTTTTTTGCAGAGAATATTCTGTTTAACAATATTGATGTTGAAAAAACAAAGGCATTAAATTTATTTGCAAAAGAATTGAACTTAAAGAATACTAAAAAATTAAAATTTACGGTTCTAGATTCACCAATAGTAAATGCTTTTGCGCTTCCAGATGGAAATATTGTTGTTTATAGGGGAATACTCAAAACCATGAAAAATTATGATGAATTAGTTGGGCTTATTGGTCATGAAGTGGCTCATGTAAATAATAGACATTCAATGAAAATGTTGTGTCGAAATTTGTCAGGTTATTTATTTGTATCAACAATTTTGGGAGATGCTAATGGAGTTATGGCTACAATTGGAGACAATGTGAATAGTTTACAATCTTTATCTTTTTCCAGAAATTTTGAACATGAAGCTGATGTTCAGGGATTTGAAATAGTTGTTTTAAACAAAATAAATCCAAAAGGGATGTCTAATTTGTTTAAACGATTGCAAGATGAAGAAAAAGGAGTCGTCAATATTCCTGAGTTTCTAAGTTCACATCCCGTTACAACTGAAAGGATAAAAGATGTTAATGAAATGATTAAAATGAAGCCTTTCAAGTTTGAAGAAAATTTAAAATTGAAGAAACTGTTTTTAGAGATTAAAAATTAG
- the sufC gene encoding Fe-S cluster assembly ATPase SufC, giving the protein MLSIKNLHASIGDKEILKGINLEIKAGEVHAIMGPNGAGKSTLSAVIAGNENYEVTDGEVILDGEDLAELAPEERAHKGVFLSFQYPVEIPGVSVTNFMRSAINETRKAKGQEEMPANEMLKLIREKSELLEIDRKFLSRSLNEGFSGGEKKRNEIFQMAMLEPKLAILDETDSGLDIDALRIVANGVNKLKSEKNAVLVITHYQRLLDYIVPDFVHVLYNGKIVKSGGAELAHELEDKGYDWIKQEQEA; this is encoded by the coding sequence ATGTTATCAATAAAAAATTTACACGCCTCTATCGGAGACAAAGAAATATTAAAAGGAATTAACCTTGAAATAAAAGCAGGTGAAGTACATGCTATCATGGGACCTAATGGTGCTGGAAAAAGTACTTTATCAGCTGTAATTGCTGGAAACGAAAACTACGAAGTAACTGATGGTGAAGTAATTTTGGACGGAGAAGATCTTGCAGAATTAGCTCCAGAAGAAAGAGCTCACAAAGGAGTTTTTCTTTCTTTTCAATATCCAGTAGAAATTCCCGGTGTTTCGGTAACCAACTTCATGAGATCGGCAATCAACGAAACTCGTAAGGCTAAAGGTCAGGAAGAAATGCCAGCAAATGAAATGTTGAAATTGATTCGTGAAAAATCAGAATTATTAGAAATCGACAGAAAATTTCTTTCCCGTTCATTAAACGAAGGATTTTCTGGAGGAGAGAAAAAACGTAATGAGATTTTTCAAATGGCAATGTTAGAGCCAAAATTAGCTATCCTTGACGAAACTGATTCTGGTTTGGATATTGATGCACTTCGTATTGTTGCGAATGGTGTAAATAAATTGAAAAGCGAGAAAAATGCAGTCCTTGTAATTACGCACTACCAAAGATTGTTAGACTATATCGTTCCTGATTTTGTTCACGTTCTTTACAACGGAAAAATTGTAAAATCAGGTGGTGCAGAATTAGCACACGAATTGGAAGACAAAGGGTACGACTGGATTAAACAAGAACAAGAAGCTTAA
- a CDS encoding YjgN family protein encodes MEETVQAKTDYQLEFSGKGSEFFSVIIVNWLLTVLTLGFYYPWAKARKLQFLYGETSLNGDSFSFHGTGKEMFKGFIKALLIIGFLYGLFFLFIYLKSPFMGIGILYLGVLALLPFAIHGSYRYRMSRTSWRGIRFGYRGDRKEFSLNFFKWLLLTICTFGIYGSWMSINMRNYILGNIRFGDVEFNSDGDGGDYFMLNLKGYFLSIFTLGIYLFWWQKDLFEYYINNLSMSKDDKEIALNSTVTGGDFFKLAVVNILIIIGTLGIGYAWVVTRTMKYIFDNIELEGNIDLNLLSQTEDNYKDATGEDIGDFLNLDFVM; translated from the coding sequence ATGGAAGAAACAGTACAAGCAAAAACAGATTATCAACTCGAATTTAGTGGTAAAGGGAGTGAATTTTTTAGTGTCATTATCGTTAATTGGTTACTGACAGTTTTAACTTTAGGGTTTTATTATCCTTGGGCCAAAGCAAGAAAACTACAATTTTTATATGGTGAAACGTCTTTGAATGGAGATTCTTTTTCATTTCATGGAACAGGTAAAGAGATGTTTAAAGGTTTTATAAAAGCTTTACTTATTATTGGATTTCTTTATGGGTTATTTTTTTTATTCATCTATCTTAAATCGCCATTTATGGGAATCGGAATACTTTATTTGGGTGTTTTGGCGCTGTTGCCATTCGCTATACATGGATCTTATAGATATAGAATGTCTAGAACATCATGGCGTGGAATTCGTTTTGGATATAGAGGTGACCGCAAAGAGTTTAGTTTAAATTTCTTCAAATGGCTTTTATTAACTATTTGTACTTTTGGAATATACGGTTCTTGGATGTCAATTAATATGAGGAATTATATACTAGGTAATATCCGATTTGGCGATGTAGAATTTAACAGTGATGGAGATGGCGGAGATTATTTTATGTTAAATCTTAAAGGGTATTTCTTGTCAATATTTACTTTAGGAATTTATCTTTTTTGGTGGCAAAAAGATCTTTTTGAATATTATATCAATAATTTAAGTATGAGCAAAGATGATAAAGAAATTGCTTTAAATTCAACGGTTACAGGTGGTGATTTTTTTAAATTAGCAGTTGTAAATATTCTAATTATCATTGGGACTTTGGGTATTGGTTATGCTTGGGTTGTAACTAGAACTATGAAGTATATTTTTGATAATATTGAATTGGAAGGAAATATCGATTTGAATTTGTTATCACAAACCGAAGATAATTATAAGGATGCTACAGGAGAAGATATTGGTGATTTCTTGAATTTGGATTTTGTAATGTAA
- a CDS encoding MBL fold metallo-hydrolase: MKSIVLYFIGLFLISSSLIAQKKVFEVVPLGVKGGIDETNLSAYLVAPKNTTDYICLDAGTINAGIEKAIANNVFTVSSNEVLRKYIKGYLISHAHLDHVSGLIINSPADSSKTVYATKTCMEMMKDHYFNGETWANFGDSGVGFQINKYHFQTLPFGEETKLTNTSMTVKAFPLSHGNPFESTAFLIKNEENAVLYLGDTGPDEIEKSNDLRILWQAVAPLIKEKQLRGIFIEVSFPNEQPDNALYGHLTPNHLMKELSKLEEFAGKGSLQDLKIIITHRKPPTKNIQKIKEQLKKENPLGVDFIFPEQGRKFDL, translated from the coding sequence ATGAAGTCCATCGTATTATATTTTATTGGTTTGTTTTTGATTTCCTCATCATTAATAGCTCAGAAAAAAGTTTTTGAGGTAGTTCCTTTGGGTGTTAAAGGGGGTATTGATGAAACTAATCTTTCTGCTTATTTAGTGGCTCCTAAAAACACTACGGATTATATTTGTCTTGATGCGGGTACTATAAATGCTGGGATTGAAAAAGCTATTGCAAATAATGTTTTTACAGTATCATCCAATGAAGTTTTGCGAAAATATATAAAAGGATATCTTATCTCTCATGCTCATCTTGACCATGTTTCGGGTTTGATTATTAACTCGCCAGCCGATTCTTCTAAGACAGTTTATGCTACAAAAACATGTATGGAGATGATGAAAGACCATTATTTTAATGGTGAAACTTGGGCAAATTTTGGTGATAGTGGTGTTGGTTTTCAAATTAATAAATATCATTTTCAAACGCTTCCTTTTGGGGAAGAGACAAAATTAACTAATACTTCAATGACAGTAAAAGCGTTTCCTCTAAGCCACGGAAATCCTTTTGAAAGCACTGCTTTTTTAATCAAAAATGAAGAAAATGCTGTTTTATATTTAGGTGATACTGGTCCAGATGAAATCGAAAAAAGCAATGATTTGCGAATCTTATGGCAAGCAGTTGCTCCTTTGATTAAGGAAAAACAGCTAAGAGGAATTTTTATTGAAGTTTCGTTTCCAAATGAGCAACCTGATAATGCTTTATATGGGCATTTAACTCCTAATCATTTAATGAAAGAGCTTAGCAAATTAGAAGAATTCGCAGGAAAAGGAAGTTTACAGGATTTGAAAATTATCATTACTCATAGAAAACCGCCGACAAAAAATATTCAGAAAATTAAAGAGCAACTGAAAAAAGAAAATCCTTTAGGTGTTGATTTTATATTTCCAGAACAGGGAAGAAAATTTGATTTATAG
- a CDS encoding aldehyde dehydrogenase family protein — protein MTTIADQFGMKEALAQLGVKAINEGTSTGVNHFSNGAILESFSPVDGQLIASVKMSTPADYEKVMQTATEAFKTFRLMPAPQRGEIVRQFGDKLRQNKEALGKLVSYEMGKSLQEGYGEVQEMIDICDFAVGLSRQLHGLTMHSERPGHRMYEQYHSLGIVGIISAFNFPVAVWAWNTALAWICGDVCVWKPSEKTPLCGIACQNIIAEVIRENNLPEGISCLINGDYSIGELMTADKRVPLISATGSTRMGKIVAQTVAGRLGKSLLELGGNNAIIVTQDADIKMTVIGGVFGAVGTAGQRCTSTRRLIIHESIYDKVKDAVVSAYGQLRIGNPLDENNHVGPLIDTHAVEMYNTALTKVVAEGGKILVEGGVLSGEGYESGCYVKPAIAEAQNSFEIVQHETFAPVLYLIKYSGTVENAIDVQNGVAQGLSSAIMTNNLREAEHFLSVVGSDCGIANVNIGTSGAEIGGAFGGEKETGGGRESGSDAWKVYMRRQTNTINYTTSLPLAQGIKFDL, from the coding sequence ATGACAACAATAGCAGATCAATTTGGGATGAAAGAGGCATTAGCGCAATTGGGAGTTAAAGCCATAAACGAAGGTACTTCGACAGGAGTTAATCATTTTTCAAATGGAGCAATCTTAGAAAGTTTTTCACCAGTAGATGGTCAATTAATTGCTTCTGTAAAAATGAGCACACCAGCAGATTATGAAAAAGTAATGCAAACTGCAACCGAAGCTTTCAAAACATTTCGATTGATGCCAGCACCACAACGTGGGGAAATTGTACGTCAATTTGGAGATAAATTACGTCAAAATAAAGAAGCTTTAGGAAAATTGGTTTCTTATGAAATGGGGAAATCATTACAAGAAGGATATGGTGAGGTTCAGGAAATGATTGATATCTGTGATTTTGCAGTAGGATTATCACGTCAATTACATGGATTAACAATGCATTCAGAACGCCCAGGTCACAGAATGTATGAGCAATACCATTCTTTGGGTATTGTGGGAATCATTTCCGCTTTTAATTTTCCAGTAGCAGTTTGGGCTTGGAATACAGCTTTAGCTTGGATTTGTGGTGATGTTTGTGTTTGGAAACCATCTGAGAAAACACCATTATGTGGAATAGCTTGTCAAAATATTATTGCAGAAGTAATTAGAGAAAACAATCTCCCAGAAGGGATTTCTTGTTTAATCAACGGAGATTATAGTATTGGTGAATTAATGACTGCCGATAAACGTGTCCCTTTAATTTCGGCTACAGGTTCTACTCGTATGGGTAAAATTGTAGCTCAAACTGTTGCAGGCCGTTTAGGAAAATCTTTATTAGAATTAGGAGGAAATAATGCAATCATTGTAACTCAAGATGCTGATATTAAGATGACAGTTATTGGAGGTGTTTTTGGAGCTGTAGGGACTGCAGGTCAAAGATGTACTTCTACTCGTCGTTTAATTATTCACGAAAGTATTTATGATAAAGTGAAAGATGCAGTAGTATCAGCTTACGGACAATTGAGAATTGGAAACCCATTGGACGAAAATAATCATGTTGGTCCATTAATTGACACACATGCTGTTGAAATGTACAATACAGCATTGACTAAAGTAGTTGCCGAAGGCGGAAAAATCTTAGTTGAAGGAGGTGTGCTTTCTGGAGAAGGTTACGAAAGTGGTTGTTATGTAAAACCAGCTATTGCTGAGGCTCAAAATTCATTCGAAATTGTACAGCATGAAACATTCGCACCTGTTTTATATTTAATTAAATATTCTGGAACAGTTGAGAACGCAATTGATGTCCAAAATGGAGTAGCCCAAGGATTGTCTTCAGCTATTATGACTAATAACTTGCGTGAAGCAGAACATTTCTTATCTGTAGTTGGATCTGATTGTGGAATTGCAAATGTCAATATCGGAACTTCAGGAGCTGAAATTGGTGGTGCTTTTGGTGGTGAAAAAGAAACTGGCGGAGGAAGAGAATCAGGTTCTGATGCTTGGAAAGTATATATGAGAAGACAAACCAATACAATCAATTATACAACGAGTCTGCCTTTGGCACAAGGAATCAAATTTGATTTGTAA
- a CDS encoding four helix bundle protein, whose product MEVKENVIIKLTFQFALEIIKYCEILQENKKYVIANQLLKSGTSIGANIREAQNAESKADFIHKFKIAAKEIEETIYWLELCKFSDNYPNVDSHLEQINNISRIVNKIIITSKQK is encoded by the coding sequence ATGGAAGTAAAAGAAAATGTAATTATTAAATTGACCTTTCAATTTGCTTTAGAAATAATCAAATACTGTGAAATTTTACAAGAAAATAAAAAATATGTAATTGCAAATCAGCTTTTAAAGTCAGGAACTTCTATAGGAGCCAATATTAGAGAAGCACAGAATGCAGAAAGCAAAGCCGATTTTATTCATAAATTTAAAATTGCAGCAAAAGAAATAGAAGAGACAATCTATTGGTTAGAACTTTGTAAGTTTTCAGATAATTATCCAAATGTGGATTCTCATTTAGAACAGATAAATAATATTTCAAGAATTGTCAATAAAATAATAATAACATCAAAACAAAAATAA